The Eriocheir sinensis breed Jianghai 21 chromosome 13, ASM2467909v1, whole genome shotgun sequence region aataaagatgagaaaaacaTTGCACTCGTCTATTGTCTTATGGAATGTATGTATAAAGAAGAGTATGTAAGGAGTGGGAATAACTCGATGCTTACAATAATATCTGACAGAACGTTTACCAAAACATGTATATGAGTTTTGGAATCGTACCAGTGTCAGCAATATTACACCAGTCCCCCGTACTCGTTATCCATCCTCTTTACTTCCTTATATTCCTTACAAGacagaaattaaatgaaaaacaaaaatgaaaacaatcTATGTCATCTCGTCTCTTTTCACAGTAATTTCCTTGGAATATAACGTTACATTTATTTTTGTCCGTCATTCTTCAAACTACTTCCTATCGAAACCGCTTAACTACATAATTGACGATTTATTCGACTTATTAGAGTATTAAATGATTCCCGCTTTTCACAGTAATGAGTTGAACAAAACCTCAATCATACGGAAGGTTATTTTGGGATACAGGTTACCCTCTACAGAATGATCCAATATAGTTATCCAGCATCAGTGGTCATACGGTGTGCCAAGTCGCCagccaagtcagtcagtcaaatgaGGTAGGTGAGTGGCTTGCAAGGTCCTGAGTTGATGTGAGATGTGGCTTAGCATGGCTCCCGTGGCTCCTGTGGCCCTGTATGGCTTTCcggggtgtgggtgtaggtgtgggtgaaATGGCGTCGTGTGGTTCATGGAATCTGTTGTGTCGTGATTATGAAGTCGTCGAGAGCCACCACGTTGCCCATCCAGCTGCCCAAGTCCACCTCAATCACCAGCTGCGAAGGACGAGTGTGTGAGAcatgtagacagacaaacaaacaggcagacagacggacaaacaggcaAAGAGGCAGATTGACATACCCACAGACAGAGAAATATTCACCTTACATAAAAGAAACTATACTTGAAATCGAAAGGAAAAGAAGCCTCTAAAATAATGGTGTTAGTAAGTCCCATTTTCTCATACATTTCTgggctaacacacccacattagacaaggctttcttagaggaggttgtgttcgtatttccaggggtagttttatgagcctggtgatagtttgacaagacttctgcaccatgagagtaaaaaaaaatcatgagaatCTAACTAATcccctttgtgacctttggaaatactgGTTGTGAGTGCTGAAAGCGTATGAGAATGAGGCAAAGGACAAAGGAGTGGGGGACATGTTACCTGGTACTGGGAGTCGCCGGGGCTCAGGGGAATATCAATCTCCTGGTCGAGCTGCAGCCACTGTTGGTAGTCGGTGTTCCCGTACTCACGCAGATCGATGAAAGGAAGAGCGTCGTAGGTGCCGTCCGGGGTCTTCATACGGATGCTGTGACGATGATGGTTttgttgttattatatatttttaactgttattatactccatcgttttttcatccctccctttctctactaGTTTATTCATTCATCCTTGCATCCACTCATATATTCATGCATAGAACTCGTCCATTTTGGTTTATCCATGCATTTATAAATCCTATCCCTTTGTCTGGCCTCACCGGAGCACCACAGGGTAGGTGACGGATCCCCTGACGTAGTAGGAGAAGGTGAGACGCTGCTTCGTGCCGTAACTCGCCTCCATGATGGGCGACTCGATGCTGATGACAcctaaggggagaaagagagatagttagatagataggtagatagatatataatagAAAGATAGGTAACAGAAATATAAATCGTCTCACAATTTCACGGGTTATGACATTAAAAAGTAGAAATGCTCGGCTAGGAATAATGTtttagagagaaagacagagggagaaattttggtgaggtggtgggggggagagggggccaTTTAACAGCCTTACCGGAATAGATGTTGGACCTGGATGCGATCAGGAACTTTTCTCCCACTTCTGGCGGGGGGATGTTGAGGGCAGGATCGAGTTTGTCCCACGTGGTCAGCACCCAGATGCCTCCGTCCATCTTCCCGGGCATCCAACCTAAGCAGAGAGTAGGAAAGATGTTATATCCGCAGTGGAAAATTTACAGTCACTAGTAGGTGGATTGGTATGCAGTATATCAATTTATTCTTCTTTCACATTTCATTTTAGCGACACGGGACTTTTAACCATGAAATAGACTCTGGTAAGGCTCTTTGAATTCAGATGCCTGTTTTGGCTTTCTGTGGCCTCATAAATTCTCTCGATAACCAGACTCATAGGTTGCTGATCAGCTTTCGGGTTACATACCTCCAAGTCCTCCCTCGAAGTCAAAGAGTGTTGAGTTGTTGTCGTCGATGATCTTGACGCCGGTCACTTCAACGGCGCTCACGGCCACGTCGTTGAAGTTGTCGCCGCCCAGGGAAGCCtctgaagggagaaggaagagggaatgaagggtgtAATACATCTTGGGTTTCCTGACAAAGAGGACACCGATACTGGAGAAAATAACATTTGGACACATCTAAAGAATCTAATTTGCTCATCTTGCTAAACGAAATCCAGGTCTTCCGTTCTGTGTCTTTTATAATGCCACCTTTTCAAATCTACCTGTTGTCCATCAGTTCAGGTGTGTATGAAACGGGAAAACATACCCATGAATAGTGAAAACTCCTCTCCGATGATCACCGGCTTGGAGGCGGTGTAGGTGTACCAGACCCTGTTGCTTTGGTCACCGAAGGGATCCAGGTTCATCACAGGCGAGTCCTCGAAGGTGCTGAGGACATAAACATTGCCAGGTCACCAGAAACTGCAcagaattatgaaaaaaatgtattgtCTAATCAAGTTTTTAGAatcctttttttaatatattacagCGATTTATTAGATTTTGTGGTGTGTAGATTTTGTTCTCTTTGCTTTCatgatgtttgttttttgttcaaATTTTGgaggttctttttttttatcggtTTGTTTTGGTTGTGTGGGAGTGGCTGTAGCTCTCTATGGTTCTGCGCTGGTTGATCTACAGTTGCCAAGATCTTCCCTACCTGGTCACTTGTATTTCTTCTCTGGTTGATCTAGTTTTCAAGATCTTCCCTCCCTGCTCGCTTTTGTTTCCTTCTGTGGTTGATCTGCAGTTTCTAAGATCTTTCCCATTAGTTCCGTAGCGCCACTCATACTTACTCGTAGGTGAACTGTCGCCGCACCTTCAGCTGTGCCGGGAAGGAGTCGGTACCGTTCATCCAGAAACTAACTCGCACCGTCATCTTTTCCTCGGTCGCCTTGAACCTCGGGCTCTTCGCCACCACAGTTCCTAGAGACATACGAAGGCAGGACGTATTAGTTTGAAGTCTCATGCAGCTCTCTTGGTCTGCTCAGGTTAAGTGGGTGGAAACTCTTTGTCCCCCTGCTCTTGCGCGCCTTACCTCCTCCAGACGCACGCACCTTACgccctcccttttcattttttgctCTTTTGCGATTAGATAAAAGGgaaaacatacacacaaataagTAGATATTGGGCAAGATAAATCTATGGGCTGGGAAGGCATGTGGATATCCCTGTAGAGCAGTGATTGTCACAAAGTCAGGCAAGTTGAAAGACAATGAAAATTAAGGAGGCATGACAGACTTGACTGCCCCGTTAGAAATGCACATTTGTCAGGCAGGTGAGAGGAAACCAACACCAGCCCTGTTATGAATGTTATTTAGCCAGACAGGTAAGAAGACACAAGTATCAGCTTGTTAAGAATGCAAGTGAGTGAGAAAGGCGAGAGGAAGCAAATACCAGCTCTATTAAGAATGCAAATCAGTCAGACAGGGAGAGGAAACCCTTACCGGACTGGACGTCATCTGGGAAGACCTGCAGAACCATGGAGCCGCTGGGGGGAGGCTTGATGTCGTAGTGGTCGTGGTCGAAGTTCACCCTCCTGAAGGAAGCGTAGTTCATGTGCACCAGCGACCACCCGTTCATGTCATCCTCGAAGTCAAAGAAAAGGGGTCCTGCTGGGCCTTCCGTGGTGGTGGGTGTATCAGTGGGTGGTTCAGTGGGTGGTTCAGTGGGTGGTTCAGTGGGTGGGTCAGTGGGTGTATCAGTGGGTGTATCAGTGGGTGGGTCAGTGGGTGTGTCAGTGGGTGTATCAGTGGGTGGTTCAGTGGGTGTATCAGTGGGTGGTTCAGTGGGTGGGTCAGTGGGTGTGTCAGTGGGTGTATCAGTGGGTGGTTCAGTGGGTGTATCAGTGGGTGTATCAGTGGGTGGGTCGGTGGGTGTATCAGTGGGTGTATCGGTGGGTGTATCAGTGGGTGGGTCGGTGGGTGTATCAGTGGGTGTATCAGTGGGTGTGTCAGTGGGTGGGTCAGTGGGTGTGTCAGTGGGTGTATCAGTGGGTGTATCAGTGGGTGTGTCAGTGGGTGTATCAGTGGGTGTATCAGTGGGTGTATCAGTGGGTGTGTCAGTGGGTGTATCAGTGGGTGTGTCAGTGGGTGTATCAGTGGGTGTGTCAGTGGGTGTATCAGTGGGTGTATCAGTGGGTGTGTCAGTGGGTGTATCAGTGGGTGTGTCAGTGGGTGTATCAGTGGGTGTGTCAGTGGGTGTATCAGTGGGTGTGTCAGTGGGTGTATCAGTGGGTGTATCAGTGGGTGGGTCAGTGGGTGTATCAGTGGGTGTGTCAGTGGGTGTATCAGTGGGTGTATCAGTGGGTGTGTCAGTGGGTGTATCAGTGGGTGTGTCAGTGGGTGTATCAGTGGGTGTGTCAGTGGGTGTATCAGTGGGTGTGTCAGTGGGTGTATCAGTGGGTGTGTCAGTGGGTGTGTCAGTGGGTGTATCAGTGGGTGTGTCAGTGGGTGTATCAGTGGGTGTGTCAGTGGGTGTATCAGTGGGTGGCTCAGTGGGTGTATCAGTGGGTGTGTCAGTGGGTGTATCAGTGGGTGTGTCAGTGGGTGTATCAGTGGGTGTATCAGTGGGTGTATCAGTGGGTGGCTCAGTGGGTGTATCAGTGGGTGTGTCAGTGGGTGTATCAGTGGGTGTGTCAGTGGGTGTATCAGTGGGTGTGTCAGTGGGTGTATCAGTGGGTGTGTCAGTGGGTGTATCAGTGGGTGTATCAGTGGGTGTATCAGTGGGTGTATCAGTGGGTGGGTCGGTGGGTGCATCAGTGGGTGGGTCAGTGGGGGTATCAGTTGGTGGGTCAGTGGGTGGTTCAGTGGGTGTATCAGTGGGTGGGTCAGTGGGGGTATCAGTTGGTGGTTCAGTGGGTGTGTCAGTGGGTGTATCAGTGGGTGGGTCAGTGGGGGTATCAGTTGGTGGTTCAGTGGGTGTGTCAGTGGGTGTATCAGTGGGTGGGTCAGTGGGGGTATCAGTGGGTGGGTCTGTGGTGGTCGGgtcatgggtggtggtggtggtggtggggcccgGGGTGGTGTTGTCATCATAGATATCGACGGCAATTTGGTCAATGGCGCAGCCGAGGAGTTGCTCACCTGCCCCAGCCGTCATTCCGCTGTAGCAGAAAATCTCAAACTGGAAATCAAAGAATCAATGTGACTAAAACTGAACCTGCAAGGGAGTTTCTATAGTGTGTCTTCATGGAAATTAGTATATAGTGAAGTATTGCAAAACTAAATATTTAAGGGAGGTCACCAATGTCGGTCTTCTTAATAAAGTTATTCCCGACGAGACTAACTAATGAACTAAATAACGCAGTATTGGATGTGGCAGAGGGTGCACTCAAGAAGAGGAGTGGCATCACTTACGCGAACATCGTCGTCATCTGGCGGCAGCTCCTTCTGGGTGATGCTCCAGTAGTAAGAGTCGGGCCGAGAGTACGCCTGGAGGTTGATGAATTCCATTTCTTGGCTCATTCTCTTGCGGGTGTACACCCTCAAGTCGTTGGACCCGATGTATTGAGAACGAACGTAGAACCTCATCGTAAAGTTCCCGCCCTTTGGAGCCCGGAAGTACGGCGTGTAAAGCTCGTCACTGGTCTCATAAGAGTCCATCACAGCTATGCCTCCCTTGAGGTCACTGGGGACGGTGGTCTGCAGTGTGGTCGAGTTTGCCCACCTCCATGCGCCACGCATGGTCTCCCATCCCTGTAGATCACTGTTGAAGTCAAAGACATAAAGAGTGTTTGCCTGAGTCCCCGCAATGAGGGCCAGGAAGACGGCCAGGAGGACGGGTGAGGCGGCGTGAAGACCCATGGCGGAAAGGGTACCGAGGCAGTAGCTCGCAGGGCTTTTATAGCGGCCACTCTTATCTCGTGCCAGGGCGAGGCAGGCCCTTCCGAGCGGCTCACGTCAAGTCGCCATAaccagggagtgtgtgtgtgtgtgtgtgtgtgtgtgtgtgtgtgtgtgtgttttgtcataCACGTGATGTTGCGCAAGTGGTTTATGGATGGATATTTAGTGTCGTAGTAatgttgttctttttattggtTAATTGGTTAATAACGAAGCTACTgcttttactacttctattattactactactactatcactactactacctacttctcctcctcctcctactacctccactaataataataatattaataataataacaatactactactaataataatgatgaaaataataatagtaataataataataataataataataataataataataataataataataataataataataataataataataataataataataataataataataataataataataataataataataataataataataataataataataataataacagtaataataataataatgggataCTTTCGACAAGATGAGaaaagagttgaaaaaaaaatatgggtgCAATGAAGTGAGAGTTTTCCCGACGGTatccacattattattattagcagcagcAGTATCTCTGTTGTTGTTGCAATCACCTTCGTCACCATCGTCATcaacatcaatatcatcatcattaatgcGTTGGCAGGTCTATGGCAGCCTCTTTGCATGCTTAAATGTTGATGAGGTTCTTTGCATCATTATATAAGCAAGTATCCATGTGTTATCTTTATACTAGGGGTCTTGAGTGAGAAATTTTATTACCCTATGTTTTTTATTGGGAACATATTTTCTTTAATTGTTTCGAGTGTTTTTAGCTTCGTCGTGGTATTTTCGTCACTTTATAACGCTTATATAATCAACAGCAATCAAAAGTGGGTAAAGTTAAGGACATCAGGtaatagctacgcgtggcctccgtgctcatctccgtctctttgtcccttgagtctgtggtgggtggtAACAACAACAGTTATAgccacgacaaaaaaaaaagggacaataGAGTACCGTCTCGAAATCCGGGGTTGTGTGAAAGAGGGAATGCATTTTATCGGGCAGGGAATAAGGGTTTTGTGCGCCAGGTGGTCACGATAACATAATATTAGAAGGGTGTGTTAAGCAAGACTGTGGGGCCCAACACGTGCTCGgtccttttcgtcttttctttttatcagGGAGGGATTACGGCACGGCCAGCGACAAAGGTAATAACACATACTTCTTCTTCGGCCGCTAGCAACACCCTCACCCgccccattctttctcctcctatttcattTCTCCTTCGTCTGTCTCTTCCAGCCTTTAATTCTTATCCTGAACCTCTTCTTCCTTATAATCTACTTCTTCGATATTCTgcttttccatcttctcctccgACTACTTGTACGGCAAAAGCAAAACGTAAGACAAAATCTGTTcagtttttgtctcctttttctttttctttttttctgattcgttttcttgttttcgttcctttttttcccgAATTTTAGCAACATTCAcataatctgttttttttctcaagtCACAAACGTaccacatgaaaaaaaatatctagcTTTTTTTTCAGTCGTCTTCATATTACTTATTATTTGGACGCTTTCGAGAGGGGAGTATTAAGGCATTTCTGTAACTGAATTTAACTCTTTTCCAGCTGCTATTCCTGCTGTCATTTTTACGTGAGCCTTCtctataccatatatatatatatccttgatCTACCTTCTTTACTTAAACAAATAATAAAGAATGTCCGGGATTTCCTTTAATTTCATGCACGAAAGTTAACGTATCTtgacatcttccttttttttctctctcatccgtCAGCCTTATCTCGCCTCTAATCTGCTTTCTGACGCAAGAGTTCAAGCCCCACCGTGTGATGCTGTGTTTTCCCGGACCTTATGTTGATCCCTCTTCTtaagcttcatcatcatcatcatcagcagcagcagcaacagcatccATTTCCTGTTTAGCatatttcacttctttttcttcttttacttttttcttgttattgttctccttcttattcttgttcttcttgttcttgtttcttcctctttttcttcttctttgtatcgtcgtcatcatcttcattatctttacctgccttttctctccttctccttctccttttctttcctctcgtcatCCTCGTTccctctactttttccttcccttcttctcctcccctcttcttctcgctattatccttccctttcgttctccttcccctccttctccttttcctcctcctcccctcttcttctcgccattctccttctctctcgtccttcttcccctcctcctccttttcctcctcctcccctcttcttctcgccattatccttctctctcgtccttcttcccctcctcctccttttcctcctcctcccctcttcttctcgccattctccttctctctcgtccttctttccctcctcctccttttcctcctcctccccctctttcttctcgccattatccttccctttcgttctccttcccctccttctccttttcctcctcctcccctcttcttttcgccattctccttccctctcgtccttctttccttcctcctccttttcctcctcctctcccttttcttctatccatcctctttccctttcgttctccttcccctcctcctccttttcctcctcctcctctttcttctcgccattctccttccctttcgtccttctttccctcctctcttgcagactccttacgttcttatgttcttatgttcttccttcccccctcctcctccttccctcttcctctcctcctcctcctcccaccagtTATACCCGTGGTGCCCTCTGCGTGCCATTAAGAATAGTCACCGTGGTAGTAAGCAAGGTGAGTATGGGTCTGCCTCCTGCTGTTACCGTGTCAGCCTGTGCTCCTCTTGCGTAAGGGCGAAGTAATATGCTGGTACTGCTGATGGggatgttgttgttcttgttgtttactTCTTTTCGGCCGCCAGTAGCACCctcattcatcctcttcctcttcctcctgctccttctctttcatttcttcttcttcccgcctcttccccttcctaatCCTTATCGTAATCCTTTGTTTTTGCCTCCTTTATAATTTGTTTCTTCAATCTTTTTCGTTTCCATCTCCACCTCCGactgtttttgctgttgttgtagaATGACAAAACTAAATCAATACAAGAAATCAATCAGTAAATAAATGAAACTGGATAAACTCACCCCTGATTTCCCTTTCATATGTGGCCCCTAAACTAATAATAAAAGGCAAGAGGGAGTGATTGCGTCAGAGAGAAGCACTTGCGCCTTCACTACGCACGCATGACTTGCAACCAAAAATATTTATCTCTGCGCGGCTGGTAAAAAATAAATCATGTATCTTGGTAAAcccagataagagagagagagagagagagagagagagagagagagagagagagagagagagagagagagagagagagagagagagagagagagagagagagagagagagagagagagagacagactttTTAGGCCTATTTGGATGTTATGTCAGCAACCTAGTGATGGAATTTAACTGTCCCTTTCTCTCACGGTTTAAGAAGGCACCAGGGAACGCCATATTATTTTCTGTTTAACTAGACGCAggagactaaaaaaagaaaaaaaaatcgttcatgctgaaacacacacacacacacacacacacacacacacacacacacacacacacacacacacacacacacacacacacacacacacacacatcacgttaTGGTAGTAAAGTCCGAATAATAACTCCCTTCACCAATCCACTATAAGTCCCTTCCAGCttatcacaaacacacaaacacactattaGGGTTTAAAGGGCTTTGGTGGAACGTAGTAAACAAACCAAGTATAGGGGTAGTGAGGTGGGAATGTGTAGAGGGACTAGGCAAGGTGGAGCAGCAGGGCGTGGGGTAGATATATAGGTAAggtatagaacataagaacataagaacgtaggagtctgcaagaggtcggtagtcctgtacaaagcagctcctttgaacctaagctcccgtgaatctacccCCACCTATcactgtccatgagtttatctaatctatttttgaatgcgacaattgtattgggactcaccacatgactgttcagcctgttccactcatctaccactctgttagtaaaccaacttctgcctatgtccctgttgaatctgaatttatccagtttaaactcattactacgtgtcctacccggtttacttaccaacataaccttattaatattccccttattaaagccctttatagatataggtaagtaggtaggtagaaatAGAGGTAAGGAGGAACAGATGCAAGGAAATTAAGTGCAGGCAGAAACGTATTTTAAAGGTAGCTATAGATGGTTATTAGTAGGCAGATAAGAAGGTGAAAAGGAAATAGATTGGAATAGTAGGTAAGAGTATTAGGTAAGTATGTTCGAAGGTAAGAAGATAGTTAATAGGTATGGAAATAGATCGAAAGGGAGGTAGAAATTAACAGATAAAAGTGTCTAGAATAAGTAAGGGGGTAAGGTAGGAAGATAATCAATATGTATTAAGTGGGGATGCAGGTTTTGGgtaggcggtagctgagtggttagcgtgcgggcagcGCATTCACCGCGCCTTGGACAACGtcggtttgaatccccacgctaccacctgggatttttcagtcaccgctgagtggcctaagactacccacatgctgtccagaaggccaccCAGCaagccggactctagaagaaaccgtccaaatgaatcaagaatgagttccggggggcagcatgagccaagcataactggcggcactataaaaattgcctgcgctttgacgggcttgagccgaccaccaggctcctgaagaaagcctattggcgctacaggcggagatgaaaaaaaaaaaaaaagtagaagaaacagAGTAAgtagacagaaagataaaggaatagataagacagtttgttagtccggcaggcagatagataggcaggtagCACGGAGGAAAAGGTAGTAGAAGAGTAGGTAGAGTGGTTGGAATTAGTGGGGATCAGGCAGgtagaaaggtaagaaaaggtaagAGAGTTTGTTAGTCCGGTAGGCATGCAGGTAGGTAAGCACATGGGAAAAGGCAGTGGAAATAGGTATACGAAAAGGGTTGGAtgggtagaggaaggagggagaaggcaggGAGAAGGGTAACGCATGGGAAAAGGTCATAGGAAGAGGTACAGTACGTAGAAAGGGGGTTGTGGTAgagtaggtaggtagggaagagaagggagaagctaGGAGGGTAGTCAGCACATGGGGAAAGACAGTAGCAATAGGTACAGTACGTAGAAAGGGGTTGGAGAAGGtagcgaagggagggagaaggcagagATAGGTAGAGAGGCAGACACCATATAGGAACAGGTAGAAATAGGCAGGCTACGTAGAAAGGGTTGGCCGGTTTGGGTCTgagtaggtaagggagggaggaagggagaagttaggtaggtaggcagtACGTAGGAAAAGGCAGTGGAAAATAGGTACGTAGAAAAGGTTTgcggtaggaaagggagagagggagtgggggagggagggccgTGACGTcgttccttcctatccctccgtCCTTGCAACGCGGGATCCACTCTACCGCCTCGCCCGCCCAGCAAGGCACCATAAGGCCGGGTTGCTGCGTCCATCTACCGCAGCGGCCGGAGCGAGGCGGAGGCTGAGCTCAATTTTAGCCTCACACTGTATTCCCAGCCTCTTACCACGCGTCACTATGCTATTTTTTCGATGTTTTCTGTCTGAACTTCGAGTGAAAGAAGGGTAATAACGTGAGAAATAGCGATTACCCGAATACTTAACCATATATTATTACACGCCCTAAGCGAAGCAAATGTTTTAAGCTCGATTTTGGCATCATAtaccttcttcccattctctttctacGCTTCATTAGGCTATAATATCGGTGTTTTCTGTCTGAGCATTGAGTATATGAAGGAAATAAGGTGAGAAATAGCCAGTGGATCAAATACATTATCTCATTACAGTATCTAAGGGAAGCGGATCTTTGAGTCataccttcctcccattctctttccacGCTTTACTAGGCTATAATATCGATGTTTTCTGTCTGAGCATTGAGTATATGAGGAAATAAGGTGAGAAATAGCGAGTAGATCAAATAGATTATCTTATTTCGATATCTAAGGGAAGCGGAGGTTTGAGCTCGATATAAGGCTCACAct contains the following coding sequences:
- the LOC126998107 gene encoding sialidase-like: MGLHAASPVLLAVFLALIAGTQANTLYVFDFNSDLQGWETMRGAWRWANSTTLQTTVPSDLKGGIAVMDSYETSDELYTPYFRAPKGGNFTMRFYVRSQYIGSNDLRVYTRKRMSQEMEFINLQAYSRPDSYYWSITQKELPPDDDDVRFEIFCYSGMTAGAGEQLLGCAIDQIAVDIYDDNTTPGPTTTTTTHDPTTTDPPTDTPTDPPTDTPTDTPTEPPTDTPTDPPTDTPTDTPTEPPTDTPTDPPTDTPTEPPTDPPTDTPTDPPTDAPTDPPTDTPTDTPTDTPTDTPTDTPTDTPTDTPTDTPTDTPTDTPTDTPTDTPTEPPTDTPTDTPTDTPTDTPTDTPTDTPTDTPTEPPTDTPTDTPTDTPTDTPTDTPTDTPTDTPTDTPTDTPTDTPTDTPTDTPTDTPTDTPTDTPTDTPTDTPTDTPTDTPTDPPTDTPTDTPTDTPTDTPTDTPTDTPTDTPTDTPTDTPTDTPTDTPTDTPTDTPTDTPTDTPTDTPTDTPTDTPTDTPTDTPTDTPTDTPTDTPTDPPTDTPTDTPTDTPTDPPTDTPTDTPTDTPTDPPTDTPTDTPTEPPTDTPTDTPTDPPTEPPTDTPTEPPTDTPTDTPTDPPTDTPTDTPTDPPTEPPTEPPTEPPTDTPTTTEGPAGPLFFDFEDDMNGWSLVHMNYASFRRVNFDHDHYDIKPPPSGSMVLQVFPDDVQSGTVVAKSPRFKATEEKMTVRVSFWMNGTDSFPAQLKVRRQFTYDTFEDSPVMNLDPFGDQSNRVWYTYTASKPVIIGEEFSLFMEASLGGDNFNDVAVSAVEVTGVKIIDDNNSTLFDFEGGLGGWMPGKMDGGIWVLTTWDKLDPALNIPPPEVGEKFLIASRSNIYSGVISIESPIMEASYGTKQRLTFSYYVRGSVTYPVVLRIRMKTPDGTYDALPFIDLREYGNTDYQQWLQLDQEIDIPLSPGDSQYQLVIEVDLGSWMGNVVALDDFIITTQQIP